One part of the Chromatiales bacterium genome encodes these proteins:
- a CDS encoding PhoX family phosphatase, which produces MRDDDTTSNTSGNRPFQDVLKVNLERRGLLKGGLALAASCLFAPSAMASAMEHQLRDKYGKQGRSGRGLMNFTPVAIADGTGPVPAISPEYDYDIILPWGDPIEPGAPAFNWPPSAEDQARQFGIGHDGMWFFPILDRQGKRSGWDEDRENNPWRGRAMVFGQGNDHGVLCLNHEFGGNTHVLGKSAPESLEDVRVSQHAHGVSVVEIKKSGRNGRWMPVESELARRIHVNTPMNVSGPAAGHPLLQTPNGNVVLGTVNNCANGYTPWGTYVTCEENFHGYFGSTDAAWSASESQVRYGFSQNGSGYGWHLYDKRFDLGDPDYRNEENRFGWVVEIDPFDPAQMPVKRTALGRFKHEGATVHVDDQGRVVVYSGDDERFEYIYKFVSADSWRAMRARGESPLDRGTLYVARFDEDGTGRWLELSLNVPALAARFSDMGELLVNTRIAADIVGATPMDRPEWITVGADDQVYCALTNNSRRTVADAANPLAPNADGHIIRWSETNGFGGRTFAWNIFLIAEDTHGADDEDTFSDPDGLWADPDGRLFIQTDGGQKKGLNNQMLVADIMTGELRRLFTGVTGCEITGITVTPDRRTMFINVQHPGGGDPSATNFPVPNGVPDGVTVPRDATVVITRKDGGVIGS; this is translated from the coding sequence ATGCGCGACGACGATACGACCAGTAATACATCCGGCAATCGTCCCTTCCAGGACGTTCTCAAGGTAAACCTCGAGCGTCGAGGACTGCTCAAGGGCGGCCTCGCACTGGCGGCGAGCTGCCTGTTCGCACCCAGCGCCATGGCGTCCGCCATGGAACACCAGCTGCGCGACAAGTATGGCAAGCAGGGAAGGAGCGGCCGGGGCCTGATGAACTTCACGCCCGTAGCCATCGCCGACGGCACCGGCCCGGTGCCCGCCATCTCGCCCGAGTACGACTACGACATCATTCTTCCCTGGGGTGACCCGATCGAGCCCGGTGCCCCGGCCTTCAACTGGCCGCCAAGCGCCGAGGACCAGGCGCGCCAGTTCGGCATCGGCCACGACGGGATGTGGTTCTTCCCGATCCTGGACCGACAGGGCAAGCGTTCTGGCTGGGACGAGGATCGTGAGAACAACCCGTGGCGCGGCCGCGCCATGGTCTTCGGCCAGGGCAACGACCATGGCGTGCTCTGCCTCAACCACGAGTTCGGCGGCAACACCCACGTGCTGGGCAAGTCGGCGCCCGAGAGTCTGGAGGATGTTCGCGTTTCCCAGCACGCCCATGGCGTTTCCGTGGTGGAAATCAAGAAGTCCGGCCGTAACGGGCGCTGGATGCCCGTCGAAAGCGAACTCGCCCGCCGTATCCACGTGAACACCCCGATGAATGTGAGCGGCCCGGCTGCCGGGCATCCGCTGCTGCAGACGCCGAACGGCAATGTGGTTCTCGGAACCGTGAACAACTGCGCCAACGGCTATACGCCCTGGGGGACCTACGTCACCTGTGAAGAGAACTTCCACGGTTATTTCGGCAGCACGGATGCCGCCTGGTCCGCAAGCGAGTCGCAGGTACGCTACGGCTTCAGCCAGAACGGCTCCGGCTACGGCTGGCACCTGTACGACAAGCGCTTCGACCTGGGTGATCCCGACTACCGCAACGAAGAGAACCGCTTCGGTTGGGTGGTGGAAATCGACCCCTTCGATCCCGCACAGATGCCGGTCAAGCGCACCGCGCTGGGGCGTTTCAAGCACGAGGGTGCCACAGTGCATGTCGACGACCAGGGCCGTGTCGTCGTCTACTCCGGCGACGACGAGCGCTTCGAGTACATCTACAAGTTCGTCTCGGCCGACAGCTGGCGGGCCATGCGTGCCCGCGGCGAAAGCCCGCTGGATCGTGGCACCCTGTACGTCGCGCGCTTCGACGAGGACGGTACCGGCCGCTGGCTGGAACTGAGCCTCAACGTGCCGGCGCTGGCAGCGCGCTTCAGCGACATGGGCGAACTGCTGGTGAACACGCGCATCGCGGCGGACATCGTGGGCGCCACCCCGATGGATCGTCCCGAGTGGATCACCGTCGGGGCCGACGACCAGGTGTACTGCGCGTTGACGAACAACAGCCGCCGTACCGTGGCCGACGCCGCCAACCCGTTGGCCCCGAACGCGGATGGCCACATCATCCGCTGGAGCGAGACCAATGGTTTCGGTGGCCGGACCTTCGCCTGGAACATCTTCCTGATCGCCGAGGACACCCACGGTGCAGACGACGAGGACACCTTCAGCGACCCGGACGGCCTGTGGGCCGACCCGGATGGCCGCCTGTTCATCCAGACCGATGGTGGCCAGAAGAAGGGCCTCAACAACCAGATGCTGGTCGCAGACATCATGACCGGCGAATTGCGTCGCCTGTTCACCGGCGTGACTGGCTGCGAGATCACCGGCATCACCGTCACCCCGGACCGTCGCACCATGTTCATCAACGTCCAGCACCCCGGTGGCGGCGACCCGTCGGCCACCAACTTCCCGGTGCCCAACGGCGTGCCGGATGGCGTCACGGTTCCACGCGATGCCACGGTCGTCATCACGCGAAAAGACGGCGGCGTGATCGGCTCGTAA